The following coding sequences lie in one Seriola aureovittata isolate HTS-2021-v1 ecotype China chromosome 5, ASM2101889v1, whole genome shotgun sequence genomic window:
- the slc2a11b gene encoding solute carrier family 2, facilitated glucose transporter member 11b — MTKDNLDEYQPLLIKDIRDRKQPKFPNKSLLLAACAACIGGTFQYGYNISVINAPTVYVHNFINQTWRERYQTGISEDVLTLLWSTIVSIFTLGGLIGATISGTLSVKLGRKGTLMINNTFALVAALLMGLSYPTGLFELLIIGRFFTGLNAGIGICVQPLYLGEIAPTAFRGTMGMGTSVFITGGILTGQVMGLKELLGRDEYWPILLSTTCVPAILQLLILPWFPESPRYLLIDRGDEEGCKKALRQLYGVENCDGEQEDIQREKNNLAGFQAKKPWELFADRSVRWQLLTVILLNIAQQLNGINAIYFYAGYVFKQSGIPDDKIPYVTVGTGACECITALTCGLLIECLGRKVLITGGYTLMSICCILFTLTLSFQDASPVFPYLSMACVFAFILSFGLGPGGVTNILNTELFTQTTRPAAYTIAGSVNWLSFFFIGLVFPFIVIGLQQYCFLVFLAICCSVALYICLFVPETKNKTFLEIQNDFQSASNRRSADVPAATLSSTAI, encoded by the exons atgacaaaagataATTTGGATGAATATCAACCTCTGCTTATTAAAGATATCAGAGATAGAAAGCAGCCAAAG tttcCAAACAAATCACTTCTGCTGGCTGCCTGTGCGGCTTGCATAGGGGGAACCTTTCAGTATGGATATAACATATCTGTCATCAATGCACCCACAGTG TATGTGCATAATTTTATCAACCAAACCTGGAGGGAACGTTACCAAACTGGTATCTCAGAAGATGTTCTCACCCTGCTTTGGTCCACTATTGTGTCTATATTCACCTTAGGAGGATTAATAGGAGCAACGATCAGTGGGACATTGTCTGTGAAGCTGGGGAG GAAAGGGACACTGATGATCAATAACACATTTGCATTAGTGGCCGCTCTGCTGATGGGTCTGAGTTACCCTACAGGATTATTTGAATTACTCATAATTGGACGTTTTTTCACTGGACTAAATGCAG GCATTGGCATTTGCGTTCAACCTCTGTATTTGGGGGAAATAGCTCCAACTGCATTTCGTGGCACCATGGGAATGGGAACCTCGGTTTTCATCACTGGTGGGATTTTGACTGGACAAGTGATGGGCCTCAA AGAGCTCCTGGGCAGGGACGAGTACTGGCCCATCCTTCTCTCCACTACGTGCGTCCCAGCgatcctgcagctcctgatCCTGCCCTGGTTCCCAGAGAGCCCCCGCTACCTGCTAATTGACAGAGGTGACGAGGAGGGGTGCAAGAAAG CCCTAAGGCAACTGTACGGTGTGGAAAACTGTGATGGTGAACAGGAGGATATCCAGAGGGAGAAGAATAATTTAGCAGGTTTCCAGGCCAAGAAACCCTGGGAGCTCTTTGCCGATCGCAGTGTGCGCTGGCAGCTTCTCACTGTCATACTGCTCAACATTGCACAACAGCTGAACGGCATCAATGCT ATTTACTTCTACGCAGGTTACGTGTTCAAACAATCTGGTATTCCTGATGATAAAATACCATATGTGACTGTTGGCACCGGCGCCTGTGAATGCATCACTGCTTTAACATGT GGTTTGCTCATTGAATGCCTGGGAAGGAAAGTGCTCATCACAGGAGGATACACACTGATGAGTATCTGCTGCATTTTATTCACGCTGACGCTCAGTTTTCAG GATGCCAGCCCAGTTTTTCCGTACTTGAGCATGgcgtgtgtttttgcttttatccTGAGTTTTGGCTTAGGACCAG GTGGCGTGACTAACATCTTGAACACTGAACTCTTCACACAAACCACACGTCCTGCAGCGTACACGATCGCAGGGTCTGTGAACTGGTTAAGCTTCTTCTTCATCGGCCTGGTCTTTCCTTTTATTGTG ATCGGACTTCAGCAGTACTGTTTCCTGGTGTTCTTGGCCATCTGCTGCTCAGTGGCTTTGTACATCTGCCTTTTTGTTCCTGAAACCAAGAACAAAACCTTCCTCGAAATCCAGAATGATTTCCAGTCCGCCAGCAACAGAAGGAGTGCTGACGTTCCTGCAGCAACACTATCATCAACTGCtatatga
- the rbm19 gene encoding probable RNA-binding protein 19, with protein MSRLIVKNLPNGMKEERFRSMFAAFGTVTDSSLKFTKDGKFRKFGFVGFKAEEDATRALKHLNKSFVDTSRVTVEMCKAFGDPTKAKAWSKHTQSSGQVKASAPADTDSKEKKKKQKKELNSRLGNLEEDQGFKEFLSVHQNRSQVPTWANDTAQQATGPDSGQTKTQSKKKLASDDYLNFDSDQSEDEDEEEENDEDQDEGATKEALKSGLSDMDYLRSKVAQTNDTMVESGEEEDDGEGGDDDDDDDDDDDDAEDEDNGPVQHTDSAYESGDRENSSKMKNSVSSEDNKQSKAKKTATQEMEPTTDFTVKLRGAPFNVKEQQIKEFMTPLRPAAIRIGKNESGNRTGYVYVDLRSEEEVEKALKKNKDYIGGRYIEVFRVDASGGKGKRDRKDKEIDRNFTRKLKEDEEEEDIAESGRLFIRNLPYTCSEEEIKELFAKHGPLSEVLFPIDNLTKKPKGFAFVTYMIPENAVTALAQLDGHIFQGRMLHLLPSTLKKEKTDSADAGGPGSSSYKRQKDAKNKASSSSSHNWNTLFLGTSAVADAIAEKYNTTKSQVLDHESKGSVAVRMALGETQIVQETRQFLLDNGVSLDSFSQAAAERSTTVILVKNLPAGVTVSELEELFSPHGSLGRVLLPPSGLTAVIEFLEPTEAKRAFTRLAYSKFHHVPLYLEWAPVGVFMAAKPEPVGKEEAAKEEKKEEEEEEDEEEEEEESAPGSTLFIKNLNFSTTEEKLQETFSKCGKIKSCTISKKKDKTGKMLSMGYGFVQYQTPEAAQKALRQLQHCTVDDHNLELKISERATRTTEALRKKKQVEKKQTGSKILVRNVPFQASVREIRELFCTFGELKTVRLPKKAAGSGNHRGFGFVDFLTKQDAKKAFAALCHSTHLYGRRLVLEWADAEETVETLRRKTAEHFHVASKKQRKAEVLEGIMEKMETDGGAED; from the exons ATGTCGAGACTCATCGTCAAAAACCTTCCTAACGGG atgaaggaggagaggtTCAGGTCGATGTTTGCCGCCTTTGGCACCGTGACAGACTCCTCTCTGAAGTTTACCAAGGACGGCAAGTTCCGCAAGTTCGGCTTTGTGGGTTTCAAAGCGGAGGAGGACGCGACCAGAGCTCTGAAACATCTAAACAAGAGCTTCGTGGACACATCCAGAGTCACG GTGGAGATGTGTAAAGCGTTTGGAGACCCCACTAAAGCAAAAGCCTGGAGTAAACACACTCAGAGCTCAGGCCAGGTCAAAGCCTCCGCTCCTGCTGACACTGACAGCAAAGAG aaaaagaagaaacagaaaaaggaacTAAACAGCCGTCTTGGaaat CTGGAAGAGGACCAGGGCTTCAAGGAGTTTCTGTCAGTACATCAGAATCGAAGCCAAGTACCAACCTGGGCAAATGACACTGCGCAGCAAGCGACTGGTCCTGACAGTGGACAGACAAAAACTCAGAGCAAGAAGAAGCTTGCTTCAGATGATTACCTCAACTTTGATTCAGACCAGTCCGAGgatgaagacgaggaggaagaaaatgatGAAGATCAAGATGAAG GTGCCACTAAGGAAGCACTGAAGTCTGGCTTGTCAGATATGGATTACCTGCGCTCAAAGGTGGCACAGACAAACGACACCATGGtagagagtggagaggaggaggatgatggtgaagggggtgatgatgatgatgatgatgatgatgatgatgatgatgcagaagATGAGGACAATGGTCCTGTGCAGCACACAGACAGCGCCTATGAGAGTggtgacagagaaaacagctcAAAGATGAAAAATTCAGTTTCCTCTGAGGATAACAAGCAGAGCAAAGCCAAGAAAACTGCCACGCAGGAG ATGGAGCCGACGACAGACttcacagtgaagctgagagGAGCCCCCTTCAATGTTAAAGAG CAACAAATTAAAGAGTTCATGACCCCACTGAGGCCCGCAGCAATCAGGATCGGAAAGAACGAAAGTGGAAATAGAACAG GTTATGTATATGTGGACTTGCGCTCtgaagaggaggtggaaaaGGCCCTGAAGAAGAATAAAGACTACATAG GGGGGCGTTACATTGAGGTCTTCCGTGTGGATGCCTCTGGGGGTAAGGGCAAGAGGGACAGAAAGGACAAAGAAATTGACAGAAACTTCACCAGGAAGCTCAaggaggacgaagaggaggaagataTTGCAGAGTCAGGTCGACTCTTCATCAGAAACCTTCCTTACACCTGCTCCGAGGAAGAGATCAAAGAGCTGTTTGCTAAACACg GTCCTTTATCTGAGGTGCTATTCCCTATTGACAATCTCACAAAGAAACCTAAAGGATTCGCTTTTGTAACCTACATGATACCAGAGAATGCTGTGACAGCTCTCGCTCAGTTGGACGGACATATATTTCAG GGCAGAATGCTTCACCTGCTTCCCTCCACCTTGAAGAAGGAAAAGACTGACTCCGCAGATGCCGGTGGTCCTGGCTCTTCATCTTACAAACGACAAAAAGATGCCAAGAATAAAGCTTCGAGCTCCAG TTCACACAACTGGAACACCCTGTTTCTTGGCACAAGTGCAGTGGCAGATGCCATTGCTGAAAAATACAATACCACTAAAAGCCAAGTTCTGGACCAT GAGTCCAAGGGAAGTGTTGCGGTGAGGATGGCTCTGGGAGAGACGCAGATCGTCCAAGAGACTCGACAGTTCCTATTGGACAACGGTGTCTCTCTGGATTCCTTTAGTCAG gcagcagcagagaggagtacAACTGTGATCCTGGTGAAAAACCTTCCAGCTGGAGTGACGGTGTCGGAGCTGGAGGAGCTCTTCTCACCTCATGGCTCTTTGGGTCGAGTGTTGCTGCCACCTTCAGGACTCACCGCCGTCATCGAGTTCTTGGAGCCAACTGAAGCAAAACGAGCCTTCACAAGGCTGGCCTACAGCAAG TTCCATCATGTCCCGCTGTATTTGGAGTGGGCACCTGTTGGGGTTTTTATGGCAGCCAAACCAGAACCAG TGGGCAAAGAGGAGGCAGcgaaagaagagaagaaggaggaggaagaggaagaagatgaggaggaggaagaggaggaatcCGCTCCAGGTTCCACACTTTTCATTAAGAATCTTAATTTCAGCACAACAGAGGAGAAACTACAGGAG ACATTCTCCAAATGTGGCAAGATCAAATCCTGCACCATCTCCAAGAAGAAAGATAAAACAG GAAAGATGTTGTCCATGGGCTACGGTTTTGTCCAATATCAGACGCCAGAGGCAGCACAGAAGGCTCTGAGGCAGCTACAG cACTGTACTGTGGATGATCACAACTTAGAGCTGAAGATTTCTGAGAGAGCCACAAG GACTACTGAGGCGTTACGCAAGAAGAAGCAAGTTGAGAAGAAGCAGACAGGATCTAAGATCCTTGTGCGCAATGTTCCCTTCCAAGCCAGTGTCAGGGAAATTCGAGAACTCTTCTG TACATTCGGAGAGCTGAAAACAGTCCGCCTTCCAAAAAAAGCAGCTGGTTCAGGGAATCATAGAGGCTTTGGCTTTGTTGATTTCCTCACCAAACAGGATGCTaag AAAGCATTCGCTGCACTGTGCCACAGCACCCATTTGTACGGGAGACGTCTTGTGCTGGAGTGGGCTGATGCTGAGGAAACAGTGGAGACACTGAGGCGGAAAACAGCCGAACATTTTCATG TTGCCTCCAAAAAGCAGCGGAAGGCAGAGGTTTTGGAGGGAATTATGGAAAAGATGGAAACTGATGGGGGCGCGGAAGACTGA